A window of the Juglans microcarpa x Juglans regia isolate MS1-56 chromosome 5D, Jm3101_v1.0, whole genome shotgun sequence genome harbors these coding sequences:
- the LOC121264893 gene encoding probable proteasome inhibitor isoform X2 codes for MVDDKSVMAVVRAARPSFRNIQDKIAFAVHASFLASGYVLTATGPSAFSDTALSSPSTDEVGMDQWNELDDEYAFVYTNPDTGSKKVLVKCLAMDDKLLVDALADGASEPVHLEISVEDFAGENGGTNYSAQYKNLAELVKKLDTEVLSKLDESSLPSSSNNASSLETSETRSDISTGVPIGGRSSPETHPTGSLSLSLQLLTFI; via the exons ATGGTGGACGACAAGTCGGTTATGGCGGTGGTCAGGGCTGCCAGACCGTCCTTTCGCAACATTCAAGACAAGATTGCCTTTGCTGTTCACGCCTCCTTCCTAGCTTCCGGCTACGTTCTCACTGCCACCGGACCCTCCGCCTTCTCCGACACGGCTCTTTCCTCTCCCTCTactg ATGAGGTCGGTATGGACCAGTGGAACGAGCTAGACGACGAGTACGCTTTCGTATACACGAACCCTGATACGGGTTCGAAGAAGGTGCTCGTCAAGTGCCTTGCGATGGATGATAAATTGCTAGTGGACGCTCTTGCTGACGGGGCTTCCGAACCGGTCCATCTCGAAATTAG TGTTGAAGACTTTGCTGGAGAAAATGGGGGTACCAATTATTCTGCGCAATATAAGAATCTGGCGGAGCTGGTGAAGAAACTGGATACCGAAGTCCTTTCTAAATTAGATGAATCCTCACTACCCAGTTCATCAAATAATGCTTCAAG CTTGGAGACCAGTGAAACAAGGAGTGACATTAGCACTGGTGTTCCAATTGGTGGACGTTCAAGCCCTGAAACTCATCCTAcagggtctctctctctctctctc cagttgcTTACATTCATTTAG
- the LOC121264893 gene encoding probable proteasome inhibitor isoform X1 — MVDDKSVMAVVRAARPSFRNIQDKIAFAVHASFLASGYVLTATGPSAFSDTALSSPSTDEVGMDQWNELDDEYAFVYTNPDTGSKKVLVKCLAMDDKLLVDALADGASEPVHLEISVEDFAGENGGTNYSAQYKNLAELVKKLDTEVLSKLDESSLPSSSNNASSLETSETRSDISTGVPIGGRSSPETHPTGIIYPPINPSGGSDLFPGPGAGMYPTRGAFGAGGSMLVGPNDPRWFGGIAGDPGFPGGLSSVPPGARFDPYGPPGVPGFEPNRFARGPRRPGSGPHPDLQPFGGDSDFI, encoded by the exons ATGGTGGACGACAAGTCGGTTATGGCGGTGGTCAGGGCTGCCAGACCGTCCTTTCGCAACATTCAAGACAAGATTGCCTTTGCTGTTCACGCCTCCTTCCTAGCTTCCGGCTACGTTCTCACTGCCACCGGACCCTCCGCCTTCTCCGACACGGCTCTTTCCTCTCCCTCTactg ATGAGGTCGGTATGGACCAGTGGAACGAGCTAGACGACGAGTACGCTTTCGTATACACGAACCCTGATACGGGTTCGAAGAAGGTGCTCGTCAAGTGCCTTGCGATGGATGATAAATTGCTAGTGGACGCTCTTGCTGACGGGGCTTCCGAACCGGTCCATCTCGAAATTAG TGTTGAAGACTTTGCTGGAGAAAATGGGGGTACCAATTATTCTGCGCAATATAAGAATCTGGCGGAGCTGGTGAAGAAACTGGATACCGAAGTCCTTTCTAAATTAGATGAATCCTCACTACCCAGTTCATCAAATAATGCTTCAAG CTTGGAGACCAGTGAAACAAGGAGTGACATTAGCACTGGTGTTCCAATTGGTGGACGTTCAAGCCCTGAAACTCATCCTAcagg AATCATATATCCCCCTATTAATCCCAGTGGTGGTAGTGATCTTTTTCCTGGGCCTGGTGCTGGAATGTACCCAACCAG GGGTGCTTTTGGAGCCGGTGGGAGCATGCTTGTAG GACCTAATGATCCTCGCTGGTTTGGCGGAATTGCAGGAGACCCTGGTTTCCCTGGAGGACTGTC GAGTGTTCCTCCGGGTGCTCGTTTTGATCCCTATGGCCCACCTGGCGTTCCTGGTTTTGAGCCTAATCGGTTTGCGAG AGGCCCTAGAAGACCTGGGAGTGGGCCACATCCAGACCTGCAACCCTTTGGGGGGGATTCGGATTTCATTTAG